From Dendropsophus ebraccatus isolate aDenEbr1 chromosome 2, aDenEbr1.pat, whole genome shotgun sequence, a single genomic window includes:
- the IRX2 gene encoding iroquois-class homeodomain protein IRX-2, translated as MSYPQGYLYQPPGSLALYSCPAYGASALAAPRSDELARSSSGSAFSPYPGSAAFSAQAATGFSSPLQYSSDPAGFPSYMGSPYDAHTTGMTGAISYHPYGSPAYPYQLNDPAYRKNATRDATATLKAWLQEHRKNPYPTKGEKIMLAIITKMTLTQVSTWFANARRRLKKENKMTWAPRNKSEDEDEEDGDGERGKEEQGDKIQDNNETSAEDEGISLHVDSLTDHSCSAESDGEKLPCRPREHLCESGTESKDKYEDEDDEEDIEDDDRVLPVKPVTSSPLTGIEAPLLNHQHEGSPKNSNKSTLDNRISPSSQTQASKPKLWSLAEIATSDVKHQSLGQSCQPSAVSSATSSAASHNSAYPSSSILGRHIYYTSPFYTNYTNYGNFNALQSQGILRYNSTTVTSNEGLSQTVLNSNSLHKHTSDSIKTSSSQLDHSYRSTSYESKKDPTEVCTVGVQPYL; from the exons ATGTCCTATCCTCAGGGTTACCTCTACCAGCCCCCCGGCTCCCTGGCGCTCTACTCCTGCCCGGCTTATGGGGCCTCCGCGCTGGCCGCCCCCCGGAGTGACGAGCTGGCCCGCTCCTCCTCGGGCTCTGCCTTCAGCCCTTACCCGGGATCCGCTGCCTTCAGCGCCCAGGCGGCCACGGGCTTCAGCAGccccctgcagtattccagcGACCCCGCCGGATTCCCGTCCTACATG GGGTCTCCTTATGATGCACACACGACTGGCATGACGGGAGCCATCAGCTACCATCCCTATGGCAGCCCAGCTTATCCTTACCAACTGAATGACCCGGCCTACAGAAAAAACGCAACCAGGGACGCTACGGCCACCCTGAAGGCCTGGTTACAGGAGCACAGGAAGAACCCCTACCCCACCAAGGGCGAGAAGATCATGCTGGCCATCATCACCAAGATGACCCTCACCCAGGTCTCCACGTGGTTTGCCAATGCCCGGAGGAGGCTGAAGAAAGAGAACAAGATGACCTGGGCACCGAGGAATAAAAGCGAGGACGAGGATGAAGAGGATGGAGATGGAGAAAGGGGCAAAGAAGAGCAGGGAGATAAGATCCAGGACAACAACGAGACCTCTGCGGAGGATGAAG GGATAAGCCTGCACGTGGACTCACTGACTGATCACTCGTGCTCGGCGGAATCCGACGGGGAGAAGTTGCCGTGCAGACCCCGGGAGCACCTCTGTGAGTCCGGTACCGAATCCAAGGACAAATACGAGGATGAAGACGACGAGGAAGACATTGAAGACGACGACAGAGTTCTTCCCGTCAAGCCTGTGACCTCTTCACCTCTGACAGGCATTGAGGCCCCATTACTCAATCATCAGCATGAAGGGAGCCCCAAAAATTCCAACAAATCCACCCTGGACAATAGGATATCCCCCAGTTCCCAGACGCAGGCCAGCAAACCCAAACTCTGGTCCCTGGCAGAGATAGCCACCTCAGATGTCAAACACCAAAGCCTGGGCCAGAGCTGCCAGCCTTCTGCTGTGTCCTCTGCCACCTCGTCAGCTGCATCCCACAACTCTGCCTACCCTTCCTCTTCCATCCTGGGGAGACATATATACTACACCTCGCCTTTTTATACTAACTACACGAACTATGGGAATTTTAATGCTCTCCAGAGCCAAGGAATCCTAAGGTATAACTCAACCACAGTGACTTCTAATGAGGGACTAAGTCAAACGGTATTAAACAGTAACTCTCTGCACAAACATACCAGTGACTCTAtaaagacctccagcagtcagctAGATCACAGCTACAGGTCCACCAGCTATGAATCCAAAAAAG ATCCCACGGAAGTGTGCACAGTAGGAGTACAACCATACCTATAG